A stretch of the Bordetella genomosp. 8 genome encodes the following:
- the murU gene encoding N-acetylmuramate alpha-1-phosphate uridylyltransferase MurU — translation MRAMILAAGRGERMRPLTDTTPKPLLRAGGKPLIAWHIERLVAAGMRDIVINHAWLGDRLEAALGDGSAYGARLRYSREGTALETAGGIALALPMLGDAPFLVVNGDVWCDWDPAAAPALAEELDGARGQAWLLLVDNPDHHPLGDFHAGTAGVLDPDVGERLTFSGIGIYHPSLFGGIAPGTAARLGPLLGQAIARHAVRGQRHEGRWVDVGTPERLAALDTELRNKAPDAAS, via the coding sequence ATGCGCGCCATGATCCTGGCCGCAGGGCGCGGCGAGCGCATGCGTCCGCTCACCGACACCACGCCCAAGCCCCTGCTGCGGGCCGGCGGCAAGCCGCTGATTGCCTGGCATATCGAACGGCTGGTGGCGGCCGGCATGCGCGACATCGTCATCAATCACGCCTGGCTCGGCGACCGGCTCGAAGCGGCCCTGGGCGACGGCAGCGCCTATGGCGCCCGGTTGCGCTACTCCCGCGAAGGCACGGCGCTGGAAACCGCGGGCGGCATCGCCCTGGCGCTGCCGATGCTGGGCGACGCCCCCTTCCTGGTCGTCAACGGCGATGTCTGGTGCGACTGGGATCCCGCGGCCGCTCCCGCCCTGGCGGAGGAACTCGACGGCGCCCGCGGCCAGGCGTGGCTGCTGTTGGTCGACAACCCGGACCATCACCCGCTGGGCGATTTTCATGCGGGAACCGCCGGCGTCCTGGACCCGGACGTGGGCGAACGGTTGACCTTCTCAGGCATCGGCATTTACCACCCATCGCTGTTCGGCGGCATCGCGCCGGGCACGGCGGCCCGGCTGGGCCCCTTGCTGGGACAGGCCATCGCCCGGCATGCCGTGCGCGGACAGCGCCATGAGGGGCGCTGGGTCGACGTCGGAACGCCCGAACGCCTGGCCGCGCTCGACACCGAGCTGCGCAACAAGGCCCCGGACGCGGCTTCCTGA
- a CDS encoding IclR family transcriptional regulator: MVNPDALPRPDVGDRMGEDPGADPGAALDAARTALPAEGAPAGTQAIRRVVNVLKVLAQHQEGGLRFVDVARLCGLEAPTAHRMLKALVAEGMVSRDVRARRYRLGTLVFELGLVAAPQFNLRELCAASLQRLAEATGDTAFLFIRRGNDAVCISRMQGHYPIQTPVVTVGSRQPLGVNAGGLAILLALAPAEVDRVVEAIRPRIGAYGELDERDLKDAITAGRTQGYASIGEKAVPGVTAIGLAVRNPFGAPVAALAIAAISSRMTPARQAALYPLLRNEVNVIGTLLYR, translated from the coding sequence GTGGTAAACCCTGACGCCTTGCCGCGCCCGGACGTCGGCGACCGGATGGGCGAGGATCCTGGCGCGGATCCAGGCGCGGCCCTGGACGCCGCGCGCACGGCCTTGCCGGCGGAAGGGGCGCCGGCGGGCACCCAGGCCATCCGGCGCGTCGTGAATGTGCTGAAGGTCCTGGCCCAACACCAGGAGGGTGGGCTGCGCTTCGTCGACGTCGCGCGCCTGTGCGGGCTGGAAGCGCCCACGGCGCATCGCATGCTGAAGGCGCTGGTGGCCGAAGGCATGGTGTCCAGGGACGTCCGGGCGCGGCGCTACCGCCTGGGCACGCTGGTCTTCGAGCTGGGGCTGGTAGCCGCGCCGCAGTTCAACCTGCGCGAACTGTGCGCCGCGTCGCTGCAGCGCCTGGCCGAAGCGACCGGGGATACGGCCTTCCTGTTCATCCGCCGTGGCAACGACGCCGTATGCATCAGCCGCATGCAGGGCCATTACCCCATCCAGACGCCGGTGGTCACGGTAGGCAGCCGGCAGCCTTTGGGCGTGAACGCCGGCGGGCTGGCGATCCTGCTGGCGCTCGCGCCAGCCGAAGTCGACCGCGTGGTCGAGGCCATACGGCCCCGCATCGGCGCATACGGGGAACTGGACGAACGGGATCTGAAGGACGCGATCACCGCCGGCCGGACCCAGGGCTATGCGTCCATCGGCGAAAAGGCGGTGCCGGGCGTCACCGCCATCGGCCTGGCCGTCCGCAATCCCTTTGGGGCGCCGGTGGCGGCGCTGGCGATCGCGGCGATTTCCAGCCGCATGACGCCGGCGCGCCAGGCCGCGCTCTACCCCTTGCTGCGCAATGAAGTGAACGTAATCGGAACTCTTCTGTATCGGTGA
- a CDS encoding DUF6776 family protein: MFGRSQRAVFKPSVYQPGKRSRRMPRWLVLLLAGVVLGAGGVLFLQTNYGPQRLTVEQSEQLHGELSAANIDRQRLQGLVEELTQQRDAARATHDKLTADLSQARQQIQGLNKDLTLFQDAVPPDPRGGPIGIRSATLSRQPGQLNYQVLVMRDKDNSGVPFKGTLVFAIEGRYPNGRSGTVTPDALPVDVDRFDNLSGTLQLPEGFIARGVTIKVLDSAQKQQAMRIFYVRS, translated from the coding sequence ATGTTCGGACGCTCGCAGCGCGCGGTTTTCAAACCTTCGGTTTATCAACCCGGCAAACGGTCGCGGCGCATGCCGCGCTGGCTGGTCCTGCTGCTCGCCGGCGTCGTGCTGGGTGCGGGCGGGGTATTGTTCCTGCAGACCAATTATGGACCGCAGCGGCTGACGGTCGAACAGTCGGAACAGCTGCACGGCGAACTGAGCGCCGCCAACATCGATCGCCAGCGGCTGCAAGGACTGGTCGAAGAACTGACCCAGCAACGTGACGCCGCCCGCGCCACGCACGACAAGTTGACCGCGGATCTGTCGCAGGCACGCCAGCAGATCCAGGGCCTCAACAAGGACCTGACGCTGTTCCAGGACGCCGTACCGCCCGATCCCCGCGGCGGCCCCATCGGTATCCGATCCGCCACGCTCTCGCGCCAGCCCGGCCAGTTGAATTACCAGGTGCTGGTCATGCGGGACAAGGACAACAGCGGCGTCCCGTTCAAGGGAACCCTGGTCTTCGCGATCGAAGGCCGTTATCCGAACGGCCGCAGCGGCACGGTCACGCCCGATGCGCTGCCCGTCGATGTGGATCGCTTCGACAACCTGAGCGGCACCCTGCAGTTGCCGGAAGGCTTCATCGCCCGCGGCGTCACCATCAAGGTGCTGGACTCCGCCCAGAAGCAGCAGGCCATGCGGATCTTCTACGTGCGCAGTTGA
- a CDS encoding aminoglycoside phosphotransferase family protein, translating to MSPTADSRLEALRLWLRGLPASLGLQTDTLRPASSDASFRRYFRLDAGAGSVIVMDAPPPHEDTRPFLHVAGLLRDAGLNVPAILAEDQPRGFLLLSDLGPHTYYQRIQDGLDDATLQTLYRQALAALVRMQQASVSGLAAYDSARLMAELELFPEWYVARHHGLALDADAREALQGVFHLLSTANGSQPTVLVHRDFHSPNLMACQESRHGPNPGIIDFQDALAGPITYDLASLVTDARTTWEEAQQLDWAIRYWEMARAAGLPVAADFADFHRAYEWMGLQRNLRILGVFARLHHRDGKPGYLAHIPRVNTYVRQVASRYGAFAPLLRLLDRLDDSQPTVGYTF from the coding sequence TTGTCTCCCACCGCCGATTCCCGCCTGGAAGCGCTGCGCCTATGGCTGCGCGGCCTGCCCGCCTCCCTGGGCCTGCAAACCGACACCCTGCGCCCGGCCTCCAGCGATGCCAGCTTCCGCCGGTATTTCCGCCTGGATGCCGGCGCCGGCTCCGTCATCGTCATGGACGCGCCGCCGCCGCATGAAGACACCCGGCCCTTCCTGCACGTGGCGGGGCTGCTTCGCGACGCCGGGCTGAACGTGCCGGCTATCCTGGCCGAAGACCAGCCGCGCGGATTCCTGCTCCTGTCGGACCTGGGCCCGCATACCTATTACCAGCGCATCCAGGACGGCCTGGACGACGCCACCCTGCAGACCCTGTACCGGCAAGCCCTGGCTGCGCTGGTGCGCATGCAGCAGGCGTCGGTCAGCGGCCTGGCCGCGTACGACAGCGCCAGGCTGATGGCCGAACTGGAGCTGTTCCCCGAGTGGTACGTGGCGCGCCATCACGGCCTGGCCCTGGATGCCGACGCCCGGGAGGCCCTGCAAGGCGTCTTCCATCTGCTTTCCACGGCCAACGGCAGCCAGCCGACCGTCCTGGTCCATCGCGACTTCCATTCGCCCAACCTGATGGCCTGCCAGGAATCGCGCCACGGCCCCAACCCCGGCATCATCGATTTCCAGGACGCCCTGGCGGGCCCCATCACCTACGACCTGGCGTCGCTGGTGACGGATGCACGCACGACCTGGGAAGAGGCCCAGCAACTGGACTGGGCAATCCGCTATTGGGAAATGGCGCGCGCCGCGGGACTGCCCGTCGCGGCGGATTTCGCTGATTTCCACCGCGCCTACGAGTGGATGGGCCTGCAACGCAACCTGCGCATCCTGGGCGTATTCGCGCGCCTGCATCACCGTGACGGCAAGCCGGGCTACCTGGCGCACATTCCACGCGTCAATACCTACGTCCGCCAGGTGGCGAGCCGCTACGGCGCGTTCGCCCCCCTGCTGCGCCTGCTGGACAGGCTGGACGACAGCCAACCCACGGTGGGATACACGTTCTGA
- a CDS encoding cytochrome b translates to MSATPSATSLAPVRYSRPAIILHWLVFLLVAVALFAIEIRGPRGSDSRAFWTGIHMWAGVSVLCVTAVRLVWRLVHGVPAAEQGGGLLTVTARAVHWLFYIVLLAQPLLGILMINFGGNPVRLMGTGIAITIVGANSDARGVVHDIHVFMGNALFYLIALHALAALWHQYVRKDGTLRKML, encoded by the coding sequence ATGTCCGCCACCCCTTCCGCTACTTCCCTTGCGCCGGTCCGCTATAGCCGCCCGGCCATCATCCTGCATTGGCTGGTCTTCCTGCTGGTCGCGGTGGCCTTGTTCGCGATCGAAATCCGTGGCCCGCGCGGCAGCGATTCGCGGGCTTTCTGGACGGGCATCCATATGTGGGCCGGCGTGTCGGTGCTCTGTGTGACGGCGGTGCGGCTGGTCTGGCGCCTGGTGCACGGCGTGCCGGCGGCCGAGCAGGGCGGTGGCCTGCTGACCGTCACCGCGCGTGCGGTGCATTGGCTGTTCTATATCGTGCTGCTGGCGCAGCCGCTGCTGGGCATCCTGATGATCAACTTCGGCGGCAATCCGGTCAGGCTGATGGGAACCGGTATCGCCATCACCATCGTCGGCGCCAACAGCGACGCGCGCGGCGTCGTGCACGACATTCACGTTTTCATGGGCAATGCGTTGTTCTACCTGATTGCCCTGCATGCGCTGGCCGCCTTGTGGCACCAGTACGTGCGCAAGGATGGAACGTTGCGCAAGATGCTTTGA
- a CDS encoding peptidylprolyl isomerase, whose product MMRSVFLPASLARDIVVTIACAALPLSAVAQSQSQSQGRPSAQSHKPAAKPAAKPAAPAPAPQPAAAPQTDQFADGIAAVVNKDIITLREVNEGVKAATQELTRQNIQLPDTKVLQRQVLQRLIMEDLQRQEAKRLNIRVDDAQVDQAIGTVAARNKMSTDQLRQAIEKQGLTWQAYRKNISNEVLADRLRQRTVDSTLVVSDAEVDAFLKEQERRQGRAGSTPAAPGPAVAAAPQAQAPAGPEIVALAQILVRVPESATRDAVATLRKKAEDILARLKGGADFASVAAAASDGPEALQGGVMGERPLEGWPDLFVNAIANLRKGDVSGIVQSGNGFHILKVLDRRSAGAPAPARNPAQTPATPPAAPPNPSSDGAVPLPQGPVQVTQTHARHILIKTSAVMSDDEARQRLELLRQRILEGHEDFGVLARQNSQDATAPQGGDLGWLNPGETVPEFEQAMNALQPGQVSEPVHSRFGWHLIQVLERREKDVKDEVQRLQASRVLFERRSELAFDDYLEQLRDQAYIDNRLEKQDRENSQDSGTR is encoded by the coding sequence ATGATGCGTAGTGTGTTTTTGCCGGCCAGCCTGGCGCGCGACATCGTGGTAACGATCGCGTGCGCCGCGCTGCCGCTCTCGGCTGTCGCGCAGTCGCAATCGCAGTCGCAGGGGCGTCCATCCGCGCAGTCGCATAAGCCGGCCGCCAAGCCCGCCGCCAAGCCGGCGGCGCCCGCGCCGGCTCCGCAGCCCGCGGCGGCGCCGCAGACGGACCAGTTCGCCGATGGCATCGCCGCCGTGGTGAACAAGGACATCATCACGCTGCGCGAGGTCAATGAAGGCGTAAAAGCCGCCACGCAGGAATTGACGCGCCAGAACATCCAGTTGCCGGATACCAAGGTCCTCCAGCGCCAGGTGTTGCAACGCCTGATCATGGAAGACCTGCAGCGCCAGGAAGCCAAGCGCTTGAATATCCGCGTCGACGACGCGCAGGTGGACCAGGCCATCGGCACGGTCGCCGCGCGCAACAAGATGTCCACTGACCAGCTGCGCCAGGCCATCGAAAAGCAGGGTCTGACGTGGCAAGCCTATCGCAAGAACATCAGTAACGAAGTGCTGGCCGACCGCCTGCGCCAGCGTACCGTCGACAGTACGCTGGTGGTGTCGGACGCCGAGGTCGATGCCTTCCTGAAGGAACAGGAGCGCCGCCAGGGCCGCGCGGGCAGCACGCCCGCCGCTCCCGGACCGGCCGTCGCGGCGGCGCCGCAGGCCCAGGCGCCGGCAGGGCCGGAAATCGTGGCCTTGGCCCAGATCCTGGTGCGCGTACCGGAAAGCGCTACGCGCGACGCCGTCGCCACCTTGCGCAAGAAAGCCGAAGACATCCTGGCGCGCCTGAAAGGCGGCGCGGATTTTGCCAGCGTTGCCGCCGCCGCCTCGGACGGCCCGGAAGCCCTGCAGGGTGGCGTGATGGGCGAGCGTCCGCTGGAAGGCTGGCCCGACCTGTTCGTCAATGCGATCGCAAATCTCCGCAAGGGCGACGTGTCCGGCATCGTCCAGAGCGGCAATGGCTTCCACATCCTGAAGGTCCTGGACCGCCGCAGCGCGGGCGCGCCCGCCCCGGCGCGCAATCCGGCGCAGACGCCGGCCACGCCGCCGGCCGCGCCGCCCAATCCCAGCTCGGACGGTGCCGTGCCGCTGCCGCAAGGCCCCGTGCAAGTCACCCAGACACATGCGCGGCACATCCTGATCAAGACCTCCGCCGTCATGTCGGATGACGAAGCCCGCCAACGTCTGGAGCTGCTGCGCCAGCGCATCCTCGAAGGCCACGAAGATTTCGGCGTGCTCGCGCGGCAGAACTCGCAGGACGCCACGGCGCCGCAGGGCGGCGATCTCGGCTGGCTGAACCCGGGCGAAACCGTGCCGGAATTCGAACAGGCCATGAATGCCCTGCAACCCGGCCAGGTCAGCGAGCCCGTCCATAGCCGCTTCGGCTGGCACCTGATCCAGGTGTTGGAGCGTCGCGAGAAGGACGTCAAGGATGAGGTCCAGCGCTTGCAGGCCAGCCGCGTGCTGTTCGAGCGGCGTTCCGAACTGGCGTTCGACGACTATCTGGAGCAACTGCGCGACCAGGCGTATATCGACAATCGCCTGGAAAAGCAGGATCGCGAGAATAGCCAGGACAGCGGTACGCGGTAA
- a CDS encoding polysaccharide deacetylase family protein — protein MLPKQRIDYSAIIDRKKLTPPDGARVIVWPIVNVEDWQIERYMPRQVLPPPTGVTTLPDIANWAWHEYGMRVGFWRLKAALDRLGIVPTLSINGSVCLNYPRVAEEAHKSGWEFMGHGFIQMPTHQVEDQRDMIKRTVETIEQFTGKKPVGWLGPGLTQTLETVDYLHEAGIRYIGDWCLDDQPCKVRTATGDMVAMPYALELNDIPVVAVQHHSSDELLIRVKDTFDRLYQEGGDHVRVMGIAVHPFLSGVPHRIKYFEEALAYVAGHDHVKFMTGAQILEWYQAQQA, from the coding sequence ATGCTACCCAAGCAACGTATCGATTATTCCGCGATCATCGATCGCAAGAAGCTGACGCCACCCGACGGCGCGCGCGTCATCGTCTGGCCCATCGTCAATGTGGAAGACTGGCAGATCGAACGCTACATGCCGCGCCAGGTGCTGCCCCCGCCGACCGGCGTGACCACCCTGCCCGACATCGCAAACTGGGCATGGCATGAATACGGCATGCGCGTCGGTTTCTGGCGTTTGAAGGCCGCGCTGGACCGCCTGGGCATCGTGCCCACGCTGTCCATCAACGGCAGCGTCTGCCTGAACTACCCCCGCGTCGCCGAAGAGGCGCACAAATCCGGCTGGGAGTTCATGGGCCACGGCTTCATCCAGATGCCGACGCATCAGGTCGAGGACCAGCGCGACATGATCAAGCGCACCGTCGAAACGATCGAACAGTTCACCGGCAAGAAACCGGTCGGCTGGCTCGGACCGGGGCTGACGCAGACCCTGGAAACGGTCGACTACCTGCACGAGGCCGGTATCCGCTATATCGGCGACTGGTGCCTCGACGACCAGCCCTGCAAGGTGCGCACGGCCACGGGCGACATGGTCGCCATGCCGTACGCCCTGGAACTCAATGACATACCCGTCGTGGCGGTCCAGCATCATTCGTCGGACGAACTGCTGATCCGCGTCAAGGACACCTTCGACCGCCTCTACCAGGAAGGCGGGGACCACGTGCGGGTCATGGGCATCGCCGTACATCCCTTCCTGAGCGGCGTGCCGCACCGGATCAAGTACTTCGAAGAAGCACTGGCCTACGTCGCCGGCCACGACCACGTCAAGTTCATGACCGGCGCGCAGATCCTGGAGTGGTATCAGGCGCAACAGGCCTGA
- a CDS encoding LPS-assembly protein LptD, translating into MRIVRSLILFLAGAVSVAQAQVATDTSADSKSSTTQSVSKTASQDVEVLGLRSSPGLRVHRLNGDQAPAYLEADTMDGDPDSNLTLTGSAQVRRIDSVLKGDTITYRRASGQVDSQGSARLMRDGTVVTGPALQYNVDTDSGQLTAPDFWLGASGGFAQAQHADIFSRSTMRLQNTTYAGCACDNPSWYIKADSADLDFDENEGVARNGVLYFKDVPILASPYMTFPVKKERKSGLLVPTYGSTSRSGFEVMTPYYFNLAPNYDATLYPRLLSKRGLQLGGDFRYLGSSYSGIMQGTYLPDDAQTGEKRWMYSSKHWQTFGNGFYGMWNLNGVSDNDYYRDFSTIGLNEASTTYLPRQGMVGWSNQYWQTYVQVYKYQTLQDEDSLILPPYDKVPELSLRGQRYNFYGFDANFNSTATRFERSLVGPAENIAGAINGHYGPNGDRLQAYPSLAFPIVRPGWYVTPKVGYNFTQYQSTNWYGGDWNYLGTTNYPSSQSRGLPIFSVDSGMTFERDTTLFGKDSIQTLEPRLYYLRVPYRDQSKLPVYDTALADFSFAQAFEENIYTGGWDRIANANQLTAALTTRWLDANSGFERLSASIGQQLYFQDQRVTLPNETPRTNVRSNFLAETTAALTDTLTTTLSAQYDPYNSRFQQGLVSARWAPQRLTSVSVSYRYQRDPPTISTGAQQSYVQGQNQVSLAFQWPFTQRIFGVGRIDYSLHTGPITDSNGLQTQDSRRVTQAILGLEYKGDCCWTGRAVFQRYAVATDENNTAFFLQLELTGLGALGTDPLKLLRRSIPGYEPVNPPPASGTTFERYE; encoded by the coding sequence GTGCGCATCGTCCGGTCGTTGATCCTATTCCTTGCTGGCGCGGTCTCTGTCGCCCAGGCCCAAGTCGCAACGGATACGTCAGCGGATTCCAAGTCGTCGACGACGCAGTCCGTTTCCAAAACCGCCAGCCAGGACGTCGAGGTCCTGGGCCTGCGTTCGTCGCCGGGCTTGCGGGTGCATCGCCTGAACGGCGACCAGGCGCCCGCCTACCTGGAAGCCGACACCATGGACGGCGATCCCGATTCCAACCTCACGCTGACGGGCAGCGCCCAGGTGCGCCGCATCGATTCCGTGCTCAAGGGCGACACGATCACCTACCGCCGTGCGTCGGGCCAGGTCGACTCGCAGGGCAGCGCGCGGCTGATGCGCGACGGCACGGTCGTGACCGGCCCGGCCCTGCAATACAACGTCGACACCGACAGCGGCCAGCTGACCGCGCCGGATTTCTGGCTGGGCGCTTCCGGCGGCTTCGCCCAGGCGCAGCATGCCGATATCTTCAGCCGTTCGACGATGCGGCTGCAGAACACCACCTATGCCGGCTGCGCCTGCGACAACCCGTCCTGGTACATCAAGGCCGATTCCGCGGACCTGGATTTCGACGAAAACGAAGGCGTGGCGCGCAATGGGGTGCTGTACTTCAAGGACGTGCCCATCCTGGCGTCGCCGTACATGACCTTTCCTGTCAAGAAGGAGCGGAAGTCGGGTCTCCTGGTTCCGACGTATGGCTCGACCAGCCGCAGCGGCTTCGAGGTCATGACCCCGTACTACTTCAATCTGGCGCCGAATTACGACGCCACGTTGTACCCGAGGCTGCTGTCCAAGCGCGGATTGCAGCTCGGTGGGGACTTCCGGTATCTGGGATCGTCATACAGCGGGATCATGCAGGGTACCTATCTGCCCGACGACGCGCAGACGGGTGAGAAGCGATGGATGTACAGCAGCAAGCATTGGCAGACCTTCGGCAACGGCTTCTATGGGATGTGGAATCTCAATGGCGTGTCGGATAACGACTATTACCGCGACTTTTCCACGATCGGGTTGAATGAGGCGTCCACCACCTACCTGCCGCGCCAGGGCATGGTGGGCTGGAGCAACCAGTACTGGCAGACCTACGTCCAGGTCTATAAATATCAAACGCTGCAGGATGAGGATTCCCTGATCCTGCCCCCGTACGACAAGGTTCCGGAGCTATCCCTGCGTGGACAGCGCTACAACTTCTACGGCTTCGACGCCAATTTCAACAGCACCGCGACGCGCTTCGAGCGTAGCCTGGTGGGACCGGCGGAAAACATCGCGGGCGCCATCAATGGCCACTATGGACCGAACGGCGACCGCCTGCAGGCGTATCCGTCGCTGGCTTTTCCTATCGTGCGTCCTGGCTGGTATGTCACCCCCAAGGTCGGCTACAACTTCACGCAGTACCAAAGCACCAACTGGTACGGCGGTGACTGGAACTACCTGGGCACGACCAACTATCCGAGCAGCCAGTCGCGTGGCCTGCCCATTTTCTCCGTCGACAGCGGGATGACCTTCGAACGCGATACGACGCTGTTCGGCAAGGACTCCATCCAGACGCTGGAGCCCCGCCTTTACTACCTGCGCGTTCCGTATCGCGATCAGTCGAAACTGCCCGTTTACGACACCGCCCTGGCGGATTTCAGCTTTGCCCAGGCCTTCGAGGAAAACATCTATACCGGCGGTTGGGACCGGATCGCCAACGCGAACCAGCTGACGGCGGCGCTGACGACCCGCTGGCTGGACGCCAACTCCGGCTTCGAGCGCCTGTCCGCGTCGATCGGACAGCAGCTCTACTTCCAGGACCAGCGCGTCACGCTGCCGAATGAAACGCCGCGCACGAACGTCCGTTCCAATTTCCTGGCGGAAACGACCGCCGCGCTGACGGACACGTTGACCACGACCCTCAGCGCCCAGTACGACCCTTACAATAGCCGCTTCCAGCAGGGCCTGGTGTCGGCCCGCTGGGCGCCGCAGCGCTTGACGTCGGTTTCCGTTTCCTATCGCTACCAGCGCGATCCGCCGACGATCAGCACGGGTGCGCAGCAGTCCTATGTGCAAGGCCAGAACCAGGTCAGCCTGGCGTTCCAGTGGCCCTTCACCCAGCGCATATTCGGGGTGGGCCGCATCGACTATTCCCTGCATACCGGGCCGATCACCGATTCCAACGGGTTGCAGACCCAGGATTCGCGGCGCGTGACGCAGGCTATCCTCGGCCTGGAGTACAAAGGCGATTGCTGCTGGACAGGCCGCGCGGTATTCCAACGCTATGCCGTGGCGACCGACGAGAACAATACGGCCTTCTTCCTCCAGCTGGAGCTGACCGGACTGGGCGCGTTGGGAACCGATCCCCTGAAGCTCCTGCGGCGCAGCATCCCGGGTTACGAGCCGGTCAATCCGCCCCCGGCGTCCGGAACGACTTTCGAAAGGTATGAATGA
- a CDS encoding amidase: MTQANIASAPAGGKPADSTAANPSGAFAPEGRFELPGAAAGPLARLRVGVKDMIDIQGRITGAGNPDWRATHGAAPEHAPVVRQLLDAGADVIGKTLTDELAYSLNGENFHYGTPVNPVTPERIPGGSSCGSAVAAASGLCDIGLGTDTAGSIRLPATFCGAWGFRPTHGAVSSAGVVPLAPSYDVVGWITRDAATLARTGRTLLPGGAPGQPPEGRLLIADDAWALASDEVRQGLAAPLEKARARFGKVEHLTLATEGLLAWQQIFRVIQGREVWAAHGAWISRHAPSFGPDIAERFKWASTIAADEADAAAIQRQRIAAQLDELLQDAVLCIPTVSFVAPIKGSTTAAEDRTRALCLLCIASLAGLPQLTMPAMAGNQCAVGLSLITARGRDQALLDSAARWVL, from the coding sequence ATGACACAAGCGAATATCGCGTCGGCCCCGGCCGGCGGCAAGCCGGCCGACTCGACCGCGGCCAACCCCAGCGGCGCCTTCGCGCCGGAAGGCCGTTTCGAACTGCCCGGCGCGGCAGCCGGTCCTCTGGCCCGGTTGCGCGTCGGCGTCAAGGACATGATCGACATCCAGGGCCGGATCACCGGGGCCGGCAACCCGGATTGGCGGGCCACGCATGGGGCGGCGCCGGAACACGCGCCGGTGGTGCGCCAACTCCTGGATGCTGGCGCCGACGTCATCGGCAAGACACTGACCGACGAACTCGCCTACAGCCTGAATGGCGAGAATTTCCACTATGGGACGCCGGTGAATCCGGTCACCCCCGAACGGATTCCTGGCGGTTCTTCATGCGGTTCGGCCGTGGCCGCGGCCAGCGGTTTGTGCGACATCGGCCTCGGCACGGATACGGCGGGTTCGATCCGATTGCCCGCGACGTTCTGCGGCGCCTGGGGGTTCCGGCCCACGCACGGCGCGGTGTCCAGCGCCGGCGTCGTTCCGCTGGCGCCCAGCTACGACGTGGTGGGATGGATCACCCGCGACGCGGCAACGTTGGCGCGGACAGGGCGGACGCTGCTGCCCGGCGGCGCACCGGGCCAGCCGCCGGAGGGTCGCCTGTTGATCGCCGACGACGCCTGGGCGCTGGCGTCGGATGAAGTGCGCCAGGGCCTGGCCGCGCCGCTGGAAAAGGCGCGAGCGCGGTTCGGCAAGGTCGAACACCTGACGCTGGCTACCGAAGGCCTGCTGGCATGGCAGCAGATCTTCCGCGTCATCCAGGGCCGCGAAGTCTGGGCCGCGCATGGCGCATGGATCAGCCGCCATGCGCCCAGCTTCGGCCCGGATATCGCCGAACGTTTCAAATGGGCATCCACCATCGCCGCCGATGAAGCCGACGCCGCCGCGATCCAGCGCCAACGCATCGCCGCCCAGCTGGACGAGTTGCTGCAGGACGCGGTCCTTTGCATTCCCACGGTTTCCTTCGTTGCGCCCATCAAGGGATCGACCACCGCGGCCGAGGATCGCACCCGCGCCCTGTGCCTGCTTTGCATCGCCAGCCTGGCCGGATTGCCGCAGTTGACCATGCCCGCCATGGCGGGGAACCAGTGCGCGGTCGGGCTGTCACTGATCACGGCTCGCGGCCGCGACCAGGCCTTGCTGGACAGCGCCGCCCGCTGGGTGCTGTAA